A genomic stretch from Aedes albopictus strain Foshan chromosome 2, AalbF5, whole genome shotgun sequence includes:
- the LOC109420936 gene encoding apoptosis inhibitor 5 homolog, producing the protein MDSSGDSIEKLYKNYEILTDAKDKIGEHELEYREILDAVKGTAKEKRLASQFIGKFFKHFPNLAELAIDRQLDLCEDEDAQIRKQAIKDLPQLCKDTKEHTPKIADILAQLLITEDVTELQQVHQSLLTLAKFDATGTLTGIFSQIVSGDEPTRYRNFQFILNKLMKIGPEVITKEVEDFVIAEIKKILLDVSADEFHLCMSILNQTKLSKTVTGHAELVAIAVEQADMEADLGTLASDDETVERFIQCASEAMPYFSSQVESTQFIKFMCEKLLPLNVWNLIGAGEEQHTTQLRLLKVFAEMCAFCGSLDKPTEKVEAIYNVLLEYMPLPPADADMNETPSFQFSHAECLLHALHTLGKQAAEFLTFPEDAAKLKDFRSRLQYLARGTQGYIKKLQEAVKGKTTEEMKSEENQIKATALKTTSNISTLIRDLFHTPPSFKSVIHLSWLPPKSKAVDTKTTAKRHAAITFEENGKSQDTKGPKHAKGSSGTQKVYTPPSGKYSGKVQNYSPKNGGGSSNGGRRPGGGGGGGGFRRSGFGGRSGSGGGGGRRRY; encoded by the exons ATGGATTCCAGTGGAGATAGCATAGAAAAGCTGTACAAAAACTACGAAATTCTGACCGACGCCAAGGACAAAATCGGCGAG CATGAACTGGAATATCGAGAGATTCTGGATGCCGTGAAAGGCACGGCCAAGGAAAAGCGGCTGGCGTCGCAGTTCATCGGGAAGTTCTTCAAGCATTTTCCCAACTTGGCCGAGTTGGCCATCGATCGTCAGCTGGATCTGTGTGAGGATGAAGACGCTCAG ATTCGTAAACAAGCAATAAAGGATCTACCCCAGCTGTGCAAGGACACTAAGGAGCATACGCCGAAGATTGCCGATATTCTCGCGCAGTTGCTTATTACCGAAGACGTCACCGAATTGCAGCAGGTGCACCAATCCTTGCTTACGTTGGCGAAG ttCGACGCCACCGGAACATTGACGGGAATCTTCAGTCAAATTGTGTCTGGAGATGAGCCCACACGCTACCGAAATTTCCAGTTCATTCTGAACAAACTGATGAAGATCGGTCCGGAGGTCATCACCAAAGAAGTAGAGGATTTCGTCATCGCGGAAATCAAGAAAATACTTCTG GACGTAAGTGCAGACGAGTTCCACCTTTGCATGTCCATACTGAACCAGACAAAGTTGAGTAAAACCGTGACCGGTCATGCAGAGTTGGTGGCCATTGCCGTGGAGCAGGCCGACATGGAAGCTGATCTGGGAACATTGGCTTCGGACGACGAAACCGTTGAACGATTCATTCAGTGCGCCAGTGAGGCTATGCCGTATTTTTCA TCACAAGTTGAGTCAACCCAATTCATAAAGTTCATGTGCGAAAAACTTCTGCCGCTGAACGTGTGGAACTTGATTGGAGCCGGGGAAGAACAACACACCACCCAGTTGCGGCTGCTGAAGGTATTTGCCGAGATGTGTGCCTTCTGCGGATCGCTGGACAAACCGACGGAGAAAGTGGAAGCCATCTACAATGTGCTGCTG GAATACATGCCTCTCCCGCCAGCGGATGCCGACATGAACGAGACACCGTCGTTCCAGTTCTCACATGCCGAATGTCTTCTGCATGCACTGCACACGTTGGGCAAGCAAGCTGCCGAATTCCTCACGTTCCCGGAGGATGCCGCCAAGCTCAAGGACTTCCGGTCGAGATTACAGTACCTGGCTCGTGGTACACAAGG ATACATAAAGAAACTACAGGAAGCTGTCAAGGGCAAAACAACGGAGGAAATGAAATCGGAAGAAAATCAAATCAAAGCCACGGCTTTGAAAACTACATCCAACATTAGCACCCTGATTCGGGATCTGTTCCATACACCGCCAAGTTTCAAGTCGGTTATCCATCTGTCCTGGCTGCCGCCCAAGTCCAAAGCG GTGGACACCAAAACTACCGCCAAACGTCACGCAGCGATTACTTTCGAGGAGAACGGCAAATCCCAGGACACCAAGGGTCCCAAACATGCCAAGGGCAGCTCCGGCAcgcagaaggtttacacaccgcCTTCGGGCAAATACTCCGGCAAAGTGCAGAATTACTCCCCCAAGAATGGCGGAGGCAGCAGCAACGGAGGACGACGTCCCGGCGGTGGCGGAGGCGGTGGAGGCTTCCGTCGGTCCGGTTTCGGCGGACGTTCGGgaagcggtggcggcggcggccgcAGGAGATATTAA